The Methanocaldococcus jannaschii DSM 2661 genome has a segment encoding these proteins:
- a CDS encoding 4Fe-4S dicluster domain-containing protein, giving the protein MENLEKKIELLKKIREFLILNLEIKKLMQELNVDSDIYEAYEKVTKIVREPNIKLYRQYYDAIKEMFYEEYGKKRKDISWYPKIDYNRCKNCEKCISFCPRGVYDAENGKVVVKYPYSCIVNCNACSIMCCENNAIIFPDEKIPRRN; this is encoded by the coding sequence ATGGAAAATTTAGAAAAGAAAATAGAGCTTTTAAAGAAAATAAGAGAGTTTCTTATCTTAAATTTAGAAATTAAAAAGTTAATGCAGGAGTTAAATGTAGATAGTGATATTTACGAAGCTTATGAAAAAGTTACAAAAATTGTTAGAGAGCCAAATATTAAGCTATATAGACAGTATTATGATGCAATAAAAGAGATGTTTTATGAAGAATATGGTAAAAAAAGAAAAGATATCTCTTGGTATCCCAAAATTGATTATAATAGATGCAAAAATTGTGAAAAATGTATCTCTTTTTGTCCAAGAGGAGTTTATGATGCAGAAAACGGAAAGGTTGTAGTTAAATATCCATATAGTTGCATAGTAAATTGTAATGCTTGCTCTATAATGTGCTGTGAAAACAACGCTATAATATTCCCAGATGAAAAAATACCTCGTAGGAATTGA
- the comE gene encoding sulfopyruvate decarboxylase subunit beta encodes MYPKRIDIIKKIVENVGEKEIIVSNIGIPSKELYYVKDRERNFYMLGSMGLASSIGLGLALNCEDKVIVIDGDGSILMNLGSLSTIGYMNPKNYILVIIDNSAYGSTGNQKTHTGKNTNLEEIAKGCGLDTITTESLEEFEKEFKNALNEEKCKVIIAKTIPYNEKCSNIEIPPVVLKYRFMEAIKRS; translated from the coding sequence ATGTATCCAAAGAGAATAGATATAATTAAAAAGATTGTTGAAAATGTCGGAGAGAAAGAGATAATAGTCAGCAATATTGGAATTCCTTCTAAAGAGCTGTATTATGTAAAAGATAGGGAGAGAAACTTTTATATGCTCGGTTCAATGGGATTAGCTTCTTCTATTGGCTTGGGATTAGCTTTAAATTGTGAAGATAAGGTTATAGTTATAGATGGGGATGGTTCTATATTGATGAACCTTGGCTCACTATCAACAATAGGATACATGAATCCAAAAAATTATATATTGGTTATAATAGATAATTCTGCTTATGGTTCTACAGGTAATCAAAAAACACACACTGGCAAAAATACAAACTTAGAAGAAATTGCTAAGGGTTGTGGTTTAGATACAATAACTACAGAAAGTTTAGAAGAATTTGAAAAAGAGTTTAAAAATGCTTTAAATGAAGAAAAATGTAAAGTTATTATTGCTAAGACAATTCCATACAATGAAAAATGTTCTAATATAGAGATTCCACCTGTTGTTTTGAAGTATCGATTTATGGAAGCGATAAAAAGGAGTTAA
- the cfbE gene encoding coenzyme F430 synthase — translation MLIIDVNHGALTLAEEYLNLGYEVDVWDIYQKIKKSEDFKVKYQKLKEKFGNKLNLFFEQPNFEKYDRVIAPIHCPIDVDFIPFTDAVSKILKEKFGNIHKKIINVTGVKGKTTTTSLINHILKDKYSTYLHNSNFGSIAPPTILKVLNSLDIDKYDFFIFETSLGLIKCKYGAITNVLENYKIAGGRKDALTAKFSSLKNAELSFINKRDINRYDLNINHKCLNVVDVDRAKILDKYPLKFKYFDEIFEFSKNIFGLHFVENSLFAIEICKNLVDMEEIRYRLKTFTIKNRMEIKEINKKILVKNINPGLDVKAISYAIKDFLEVFGGDIYIGGDFGIVCEEIDVKKLSEVLKRFNCRYIFVGEIGKELLNYLNGGYIKSYDENKIKRDSLVILREKIK, via the coding sequence ATGTTGATTATTGATGTTAATCATGGAGCTTTAACATTGGCTGAGGAATATTTAAATTTAGGATATGAAGTTGATGTATGGGATATTTACCAAAAAATAAAAAAATCAGAAGATTTTAAAGTTAAATATCAAAAATTAAAAGAAAAATTTGGAAATAAGTTAAATCTATTTTTTGAACAGCCAAATTTTGAAAAATATGATAGAGTTATAGCCCCAATACACTGCCCAATAGATGTTGATTTTATCCCATTTACAGATGCTGTATCTAAAATATTAAAGGAGAAGTTTGGAAATATCCATAAAAAAATAATTAATGTTACAGGAGTTAAGGGAAAGACAACAACAACCTCTTTAATAAACCATATTTTGAAAGATAAATATTCAACTTACTTACACAACTCAAATTTTGGCTCTATAGCTCCACCAACTATTTTAAAGGTTTTAAATAGTTTAGATATTGACAAATATGACTTTTTTATATTTGAAACATCTTTAGGATTAATTAAATGCAAATATGGAGCTATAACAAATGTATTAGAAAATTATAAAATAGCTGGTGGGAGAAAGGATGCATTAACTGCAAAGTTTAGTTCTTTAAAAAATGCTGAGTTATCTTTTATAAATAAGAGAGATATTAATAGATATGACTTAAATATAAACCATAAATGCCTAAATGTTGTTGATGTAGATAGGGCAAAGATTTTAGATAAGTATCCTCTAAAATTTAAATACTTTGATGAAATATTTGAGTTCAGCAAGAACATCTTTGGATTACATTTTGTAGAAAATTCGTTATTTGCTATAGAGATTTGTAAAAATTTGGTTGATATGGAGGAGATAAGATATAGATTAAAAACCTTCACCATAAAAAATAGAATGGAAATTAAAGAGATAAATAAAAAAATTTTAGTTAAAAATATCAACCCTGGCTTAGATGTAAAAGCTATTTCCTACGCTATAAAAGATTTTTTAGAAGTATTTGGTGGAGATATCTATATTGGCGGGGACTTTGGAATTGTTTGCGAAGAAATTGATGTAAAAAAGCTATCTGAAGTTTTAAAGAGATTTAACTGCCGATATATATTTGTTGGGGAAATTGGAAAAGAGTTGCTAAATTATTTAAATGGGGGGTATATTAAGAGTTATGATGAAAATAAGATAAAGAGAGACTCTTTAGTTATTCTTAGAGAAAAAATAAAATAA
- the comA gene encoding phosphosulfolactate synthase: MKAFEFLYEDFQRGLTVVLDKGLPPKFVEDYLKVCGDYIDFVKFGWGTSAVIDRDVVKEKINYYKDWGIKVYPGGTLFEYAYSKGKFDEFLNECEKLGFEAVEISDGSSDISLEERKNAIKRAKDNGFMVLTEVGKKMPDKDKQLTIDDRIKLINFDLDAGADYVIIEGRESGKGIGLFDKEGKVKENELDVLAKNVDINKVIFEAPQKSQQVAFILKFGSSVNLANIAFDEVISLETLRRGLRGDTFGKV; encoded by the coding sequence ATGAAAGCATTTGAATTTCTATATGAAGATTTTCAGAGGGGCTTAACAGTAGTATTAGACAAAGGATTACCTCCAAAATTTGTAGAGGATTATCTAAAAGTTTGTGGTGATTATATAGATTTTGTAAAGTTTGGATGGGGAACTTCAGCAGTTATTGATAGAGATGTTGTTAAAGAAAAAATCAACTATTATAAAGACTGGGGTATTAAGGTTTATCCTGGAGGGACATTATTTGAATATGCATACAGTAAAGGCAAATTTGATGAATTTTTAAATGAATGTGAAAAATTAGGTTTTGAAGCAGTTGAAATTTCAGATGGTTCTTCAGACATAAGCTTAGAGGAAAGAAAGAATGCTATAAAGAGAGCTAAAGATAATGGATTTATGGTTTTAACAGAAGTTGGTAAAAAGATGCCAGATAAGGATAAACAGCTAACTATAGATGATAGAATTAAGTTAATAAACTTTGATTTGGATGCTGGAGCAGATTATGTTATCATTGAAGGCAGAGAGAGTGGTAAAGGTATAGGGCTGTTTGATAAAGAAGGAAAGGTAAAGGAAAATGAATTAGACGTATTAGCTAAAAATGTTGATATAAATAAAGTTATCTTTGAAGCTCCCCAGAAGAGTCAGCAAGTGGCTTTTATATTAAAGTTTGGTAGTTCAGTTAATCTGGCAAATATTGCATTTGATGAGGTTATAAGCTTGGAAACATTGAGAAGAGGTCTTAGAGGAGACACATTTGGAAAGGTTTAA
- the comD gene encoding sulfopyruvate decarboxylase subunit alpha: MRGSLAIYNALKDSNIDFICSVPCANLKNLLKLIEEDKNIINIPATREEEAFGICAGAYLAGKKTAILMQNSGIGNSINAIASLYKTFQIPTLLIISHRGDLKEQIPAQIPMGRWIEKLLDVCEIPTYKPKTPEEAYKLIKYASSYMYKISYPVALLFDALYWEYDLEK, from the coding sequence ATGAGAGGTAGCTTAGCAATATACAACGCCTTAAAAGACTCAAATATAGATTTTATATGCTCTGTTCCATGTGCAAACTTAAAAAACCTACTGAAATTAATTGAAGAGGATAAAAATATAATAAATATACCAGCAACAAGGGAAGAAGAAGCATTTGGAATATGTGCTGGAGCATACTTAGCTGGGAAGAAAACAGCTATATTAATGCAGAATTCGGGTATTGGAAACTCAATAAATGCCATTGCCTCATTATACAAAACCTTCCAAATCCCTACATTATTAATAATCAGCCATAGAGGAGACTTAAAGGAACAAATACCTGCCCAAATACCTATGGGAAGATGGATTGAGAAATTGTTAGATGTTTGTGAAATCCCTACTTATAAACCAAAAACACCAGAAGAGGCATATAAATTAATAAAATATGCTTCCTCCTATATGTATAAAATCTCATATCCTGTAGCTTTACTGTTTGATGCTCTATATTGGGAATACGATTTAGAAAAGTAA
- the frhD gene encoding coenzyme F420-reducing hydrogenase, FrhD protein: protein MKKKDILIVGCGNLLFGDDGFGCEVVSKLEKMNLPDNVEVIDAGASGAYYLMTLVDEDIKKIIVVDAIDFDLEPGTIKKIDVDELPNIKKYSFDAHNVPLAPFLKDLHNKGIEVVVIGCQGKEFTMPDIKPGLSEEVAKAVDKAIEIILGEIKK, encoded by the coding sequence ATGAAAAAGAAGGATATATTAATTGTTGGTTGTGGAAATCTGTTGTTTGGAGATGATGGCTTTGGATGTGAGGTTGTTAGCAAATTAGAAAAAATGAACTTGCCAGATAACGTTGAAGTTATAGATGCTGGGGCAAGTGGAGCATACTATTTAATGACGTTGGTTGATGAAGATATAAAAAAGATTATTGTTGTTGATGCCATTGATTTTGATTTAGAACCTGGAACAATAAAAAAGATAGATGTTGATGAATTACCGAATATTAAAAAATATTCTTTCGATGCCCATAACGTTCCATTAGCCCCATTTCTCAAAGATTTACATAATAAAGGCATAGAAGTCGTGGTTATTGGTTGTCAAGGTAAAGAATTTACAATGCCAGACATAAAACCAGGGTTGTCTGAAGAGGTTGCCAAGGCAGTTGATAAAGCAATAGAAATAATTCTGGGAGAAATTAAGAAATAA
- the yjjX gene encoding inosine/xanthosine triphosphatase has translation MDFKNKKCEICGKKAEIFLFGRFLCKNEKCIEEAKKLSMARHKLRIVAVGSTNPVKIEAVKEGFEKVLGAVEVIGVDVISGVSSHPIGLEETYLGALNRAKNAFEKVQCTYAVGIEAGLIKVGEHYIDIHICVVFDGVNETVGLSQGFEYPKIVAEKVLEGIEGGKIAEEISGIKDIGKNIGLIGYLTDNNITRKDLCRESVIMALIPRMIKNAHLY, from the coding sequence ATGGACTTTAAAAATAAGAAATGTGAAATCTGTGGTAAAAAGGCAGAGATTTTTTTATTTGGGAGGTTTTTATGTAAAAATGAAAAGTGTATTGAAGAGGCTAAAAAGCTGAGCATGGCGAGACATAAGTTGAGGATTGTGGCAGTTGGTTCTACAAATCCAGTAAAGATAGAGGCGGTTAAAGAAGGGTTTGAGAAGGTTTTAGGAGCTGTTGAAGTAATAGGGGTTGATGTTATTAGTGGGGTTTCATCTCATCCAATTGGATTAGAAGAAACTTATTTGGGAGCTTTAAATAGAGCAAAAAATGCGTTTGAAAAAGTTCAATGCACTTATGCTGTGGGAATAGAGGCAGGTTTAATAAAAGTTGGAGAACATTATATAGATATTCATATATGTGTTGTTTTTGATGGAGTTAATGAGACGGTTGGTTTATCTCAAGGTTTTGAATATCCAAAGATTGTAGCTGAAAAAGTTTTGGAAGGGATTGAAGGTGGAAAAATTGCCGAAGAAATTTCTGGTATTAAAGACATTGGAAAAAACATTGGCTTAATTGGTTATCTAACTGATAATAATATAACAAGAAAAGATTTATGCAGGGAGAGTGTTATAATGGCTTTAATTCCAAGAATGATAAAAAATGCTCATCTATATTAA
- the twy1 gene encoding 4-demethylwyosine synthase TYW1: MIPEEIYKILRKQRYQIDGHTAVKLCGWVRKKMLEDKNCYKSKFYGIETHRCIQCTPSVIWCQQNCIFCWRVLPRDIGIDISQIKEPKWEEPEVVYEKILAMHKRIIMGYAGVLDRVGEKKFKEALEPKHVAISLSGEPTLYPYLDELIKIFHKNGFTTFVVSNGILTDVIEKIEPTQLYISLDAYDLDSYRRICGGKKEYWESILNTLDILKEKKRTCIRTTLIRGYNDDILKFVELYERADVHFIELKSYMHVGYSQKRLKKEDMLQHDEILKLAKMLDENSSYKLIDDSEDSRVALLQNENRKINPKL, encoded by the coding sequence ATGATTCCAGAAGAAATTTATAAAATTTTAAGAAAGCAGAGGTATCAAATAGACGGCCACACAGCCGTTAAGTTGTGTGGATGGGTTAGAAAAAAGATGTTAGAGGATAAAAATTGCTATAAATCAAAATTCTATGGTATTGAAACACACAGATGTATTCAATGCACACCATCAGTTATTTGGTGTCAGCAAAATTGTATATTCTGCTGGAGAGTTTTACCAAGGGATATAGGTATAGATATAAGCCAAATTAAAGAACCAAAATGGGAAGAGCCAGAGGTTGTATATGAGAAAATTTTAGCCATGCATAAAAGAATAATTATGGGTTATGCTGGAGTGTTAGATAGAGTTGGAGAGAAGAAATTTAAAGAGGCTTTAGAGCCAAAGCATGTGGCAATATCTTTATCAGGAGAGCCAACACTTTATCCATACTTAGATGAGTTAATAAAGATATTCCATAAGAATGGATTTACAACATTTGTTGTTTCAAATGGAATCTTAACTGATGTTATTGAAAAAATAGAGCCAACTCAACTGTATATCTCATTAGATGCCTATGATTTGGACAGTTATAGAAGAATATGTGGGGGGAAGAAAGAGTATTGGGAAAGTATCTTAAATACCTTAGACATTTTAAAAGAGAAGAAGAGAACTTGTATAAGAACTACTTTAATTAGGGGCTATAATGATGATATCTTAAAGTTTGTAGAGCTCTATGAAAGAGCTGATGTCCATTTCATTGAGTTAAAGTCATATATGCACGTTGGTTATTCTCAAAAAAGATTAAAGAAAGAGGACATGCTACAACATGATGAGATATTAAAATTAGCTAAGATGTTAGATGAAAACAGCTCATACAAATTAATTGATGACAGTGAAGATAGTAGAGTGGCGTTATTGCAAAATGAAAATAGGAAAATCAACCCGAAACTTTAA
- a CDS encoding 50S ribosomal protein L44e — protein MKIPKKVRRYCPYCKKHTIHIVEKAKKGKPSELTWGQRQFRRVTAGYGGFPRPLPDRSKPVKKIDLRFKCTECGKMHTKANGCFRSGRFEFVEK, from the coding sequence ATGAAAATCCCGAAGAAAGTTAGAAGATACTGCCCATACTGTAAAAAACACACTATCCACATTGTAGAGAAGGCAAAAAAAGGAAAACCAAGTGAATTGACTTGGGGTCAGAGGCAGTTCAGAAGAGTTACTGCTGGTTATGGAGGTTTCCCAAGACCATTACCAGACAGGTCAAAACCAGTTAAAAAGATTGACTTAAGATTTAAATGTACTGAATGTGGAAAGATGCACACAAAGGCAAATGGATGCTTCAGGTCAGGAAGATTTGAGTTCGTTGAGAAATAA
- a CDS encoding DNA polymerase sliding clamp, producing MFRGVMESAKEFKKVVDTISTLLDEICFEVDEEGIKASAMDPSHVALVSLEIPRLAFEEYEADSHDIGIDLEAFKKVMNRAKAKDRLILELDEEKNKLNVIFENTGKRKFSLALLDISASSVKVPEIEYPNVIMIKGDAFKEALKDADLFSDYVILKADEDKFVIHAKGDLNENEAIFEKDSSAIISLEVKEEAKSAFNLDYLMDMVKGVSSGDIIKIYLGNDMPLKLEYSIAGVNLTFLLAPRIEG from the coding sequence ATGTTCAGAGGAGTTATGGAGAGTGCAAAAGAGTTTAAAAAAGTTGTTGATACAATCTCAACACTTTTAGATGAGATATGTTTTGAAGTTGATGAGGAAGGGATAAAAGCGAGTGCAATGGACCCAAGCCATGTTGCTTTAGTTAGTTTGGAAATCCCAAGATTGGCTTTTGAAGAATATGAAGCAGATTCTCATGATATTGGTATAGATTTAGAGGCATTTAAAAAAGTAATGAATAGAGCTAAAGCTAAAGATAGGCTAATTTTAGAGTTAGACGAAGAAAAGAATAAATTAAATGTTATATTTGAAAACACTGGAAAGAGAAAGTTCAGCTTAGCTTTGTTAGATATATCTGCCTCATCAGTTAAAGTTCCTGAAATAGAATATCCAAACGTAATCATGATTAAAGGAGATGCGTTTAAAGAGGCTTTAAAGGATGCTGATTTATTCAGTGATTATGTAATTTTAAAAGCTGATGAGGATAAGTTTGTTATTCATGCTAAGGGAGATTTAAACGAGAATGAAGCAATATTTGAAAAGGATAGCTCAGCTATAATTAGCTTAGAGGTTAAAGAAGAGGCAAAAAGTGCTTTCAATTTAGATTATTTAATGGACATGGTTAAGGGTGTTAGCTCAGGAGACATTATTAAGATTTACTTAGGTAATGACATGCCTCTAAAATTAGAATATTCAATTGCAGGGGTAAATTTAACCTTCCTATTGGCTCCAAGAATTGAAGGATAA
- the radB gene encoding DNA repair and recombination protein RadB yields MLKEILLGNAEKGIITQIYGPPGVGKTNICIINSINAVNSGKVIYIDTEGGLSIERIKQIASNNYKIVLENMIIYNAFDFYEQDKIIQKELPLITNNASLIVVDNITSLYRLELSDEANKNIMLNKMLGNQVKTLLKLAKTNNLAVIITNQVRETVNGFEASGGRLLEYWSKCIVRLEKLNGDRLAILEKHLHAGEERVKFRIVERGIEIID; encoded by the coding sequence ATGCTAAAAGAGATTTTATTGGGAAATGCTGAAAAAGGGATAATAACTCAAATTTATGGGCCTCCAGGCGTAGGGAAGACAAATATATGTATTATCAACTCTATAAACGCTGTTAATTCTGGGAAGGTAATTTATATAGACACTGAAGGGGGTTTATCAATAGAGAGGATTAAACAAATAGCCTCAAATAATTACAAAATAGTTTTAGAAAATATGATTATATACAATGCCTTTGATTTCTATGAGCAGGATAAAATTATACAAAAAGAGCTTCCATTAATAACCAATAATGCAAGTTTGATAGTGGTTGATAACATAACATCTTTATATAGATTAGAGTTGAGTGATGAAGCTAATAAAAACATCATGCTCAATAAAATGCTCGGCAACCAAGTAAAAACTTTATTAAAATTAGCTAAAACAAATAACTTAGCTGTTATAATAACAAATCAAGTAAGAGAGACTGTTAATGGCTTTGAGGCTTCTGGAGGGAGGTTGTTAGAGTATTGGAGTAAATGTATTGTTAGGTTGGAAAAGCTCAACGGAGATAGATTGGCTATATTGGAGAAACATCTACATGCTGGAGAGGAAAGAGTTAAATTTAGAATAGTTGAGAGAGGGATTGAAATTATTGATTAA
- the pyrF gene encoding orotidine-5'-phosphate decarboxylase, whose translation MPKLMLALDVLDRDRALKIVEDVKDYVDAIKVGYPLVLSTGTEIIKEIKKLCNKEVIADFKVADIPATNEKIAKITLKYADGIIVHGFVGEDSVKAVQDVAKKLNKKVIMVTEMSHPGAVQFLQPIADKLSEMAKKLKVDAIVAPSTRPERLKEIKEIAELPVITPGVGAQGGKIEDILNILDENDYVIVGRAIYQSQNPKEEAKKYKEMLNK comes from the coding sequence ATGCCAAAGTTAATGTTAGCTCTTGACGTTTTGGATAGAGATAGAGCTTTAAAAATAGTAGAAGATGTTAAAGATTACGTTGATGCTATAAAAGTTGGATATCCTTTAGTTTTATCTACTGGGACAGAAATTATAAAAGAAATAAAAAAACTTTGTAATAAAGAGGTTATAGCTGATTTTAAGGTTGCAGACATCCCAGCAACAAATGAGAAGATAGCAAAAATAACATTAAAATATGCTGATGGAATAATAGTTCATGGTTTTGTTGGAGAGGATTCAGTTAAAGCAGTGCAAGATGTTGCTAAAAAGCTAAACAAAAAGGTAATAATGGTTACTGAAATGAGCCATCCAGGGGCTGTTCAATTTCTACAGCCAATAGCAGATAAATTGTCAGAGATGGCTAAAAAACTAAAAGTTGATGCTATAGTTGCTCCATCAACAAGGCCTGAAAGGCTTAAAGAAATTAAAGAAATTGCAGAATTGCCAGTAATAACACCAGGAGTCGGAGCTCAGGGAGGGAAGATTGAGGATATTTTAAATATTTTAGATGAGAATGATTACGTCATTGTTGGAAGGGCAATCTATCAATCACAAAATCCTAAAGAAGAGGCTAAAAAATATAAAGAAATGCTAAATAAGTGA
- a CDS encoding 30S ribosomal protein S27e codes for MELIPQPRTKFLRVQCPECNNEQIVFGSPATVVKCLTCGKVLVEPRGGKGKVKAKILEILG; via the coding sequence ATGGAGTTAATCCCACAGCCAAGGACAAAGTTCTTAAGAGTCCAATGTCCAGAATGCAATAACGAGCAGATTGTATTTGGAAGTCCAGCTACCGTTGTTAAGTGTTTAACATGTGGGAAGGTTTTAGTTGAGCCAAGAGGAGGAAAAGGAAAAGTTAAAGCCAAGATATTGGAGATTTTAGGATAA
- a CDS encoding DNA replication complex GINS family protein, which yields MYESLKNYFFEEIKNDKLLKLPDDFYDDIREYIKNIKDDIELERVKYYFKELRKLRIYKALYLDNERENLLPEELNIIHAIENIVVELKIEETPEFKKPTEIDTPKPIYTINDIDVVKVDKNFPPFTDGTFIYDLNKNDVLSLDRKISHILEKHRIISRIGESYENPEES from the coding sequence ATGTATGAATCTCTAAAAAATTATTTTTTTGAAGAAATAAAAAATGATAAATTGTTAAAATTGCCTGATGACTTTTATGATGACATTAGGGAATATATAAAAAATATTAAAGATGATATTGAACTTGAAAGGGTAAAATATTATTTCAAAGAGCTTAGAAAGTTGAGAATATACAAAGCTCTGTATTTGGATAATGAGAGAGAAAACTTACTTCCAGAAGAGTTAAATATTATACATGCCATTGAAAATATTGTTGTTGAATTGAAAATTGAGGAAACTCCTGAATTTAAAAAACCTACTGAGATTGATACACCAAAACCTATATATACAATAAACGATATTGATGTTGTAAAGGTTGATAAAAACTTTCCACCATTCACAGATGGTACTTTTATATATGACCTAAACAAAAATGATGTTCTCTCTTTAGACAGAAAGATATCTCATATTTTAGAAAAACACAGAATTATCTCAAGGATAGGTGAAAGTTATGAAAATCCCGAAGAAAGTTAG
- a CDS encoding S24/S26 family peptidase: MVVLFLIWSHVNVVVSDSMYPIMKRGDLVIVENAGFEFNPNDVDVGDIVVYKAHWPYYQYLLSEIDYKLNLNPYTTLYIFKEGDFKDMSVKVLGEIKTDKSSYKILEADIPKSPTKPVIHRVIDKVEFNNKTYFIIKGDNNPIHDPELVSINQIKQRVIVVDGHPLVIPYVGYLSIWLKEYWYLVVLFVLIYYAYNYLKGGRK, translated from the coding sequence TTGGTTGTTTTGTTTTTAATTTGGAGTCATGTAAATGTTGTCGTTTCTGATAGTATGTATCCTATAATGAAGAGGGGAGATTTGGTTATAGTGGAAAATGCTGGCTTTGAATTTAATCCAAACGATGTTGATGTTGGAGATATAGTTGTTTATAAAGCTCATTGGCCTTACTATCAATATTTACTTTCTGAAATAGATTATAAACTCAACTTAAATCCTTACACTACACTATATATATTCAAAGAGGGAGATTTTAAAGATATGTCAGTAAAAGTTTTAGGAGAAATAAAAACAGACAAAAGCAGTTACAAAATATTGGAGGCTGATATTCCAAAAAGTCCAACAAAGCCAGTAATCCATAGAGTTATTGATAAAGTTGAGTTTAATAACAAAACATACTTTATAATTAAAGGAGATAACAATCCAATCCATGACCCAGAGCTTGTTTCAATCAACCAAATAAAGCAGAGGGTTATAGTTGTAGATGGACATCCTTTAGTAATCCCCTATGTAGGTTATTTATCTATATGGCTTAAAGAATATTGGTATTTGGTGGTTTTATTTGTCCTGATTTATTATGCATACAATTATCTTAAAGGAGGGAGAAAATGA